A single region of the Enterococcus mundtii genome encodes:
- the acpS gene encoding holo-ACP synthase, which yields MIKGIGIDAVELSRIAKIIKEKQNFIDRVLTPSEIEMFRLLPFHRQVEFLGGRYACKEAFSKAWGTGIGKVTFQEIEILKNGSGQPIVTKSPHEGAVWVSITHTDELAFAQIILED from the coding sequence ATGATAAAAGGGATTGGGATTGATGCAGTTGAACTGTCGAGGATTGCTAAGATCATTAAAGAAAAGCAAAACTTTATTGATCGTGTACTGACACCAAGTGAAATCGAAATGTTTCGTTTGCTGCCATTTCATCGTCAGGTTGAGTTTTTAGGCGGTCGTTATGCATGTAAAGAAGCTTTTTCAAAGGCTTGGGGAACAGGGATCGGTAAAGTTACCTTTCAAGAGATCGAAATTTTAAAAAATGGATCAGGACAACCAATTGTAACGAAATCTCCACATGAAGGAGCAGTCTGGGTCAGCATCACACATACAGACGAGTTAGCTTTTGCACAGATTATTTTAGAAGACTAG